A region of the Carettochelys insculpta isolate YL-2023 chromosome 11, ASM3395843v1, whole genome shotgun sequence genome:
CTGTCCTCAGGAATTGCACTAGGATCCAGGGTCTCTTTGAAAGAGGCTGTCAGCTACTCGCCATGTCTAGTGCTGTTGACACATTGTCTGAGGCCAGGTTGGAGGTAAAGACCCTTCTtgatttggggctgcagggctggtggtgagGGAGAAGGCTGGTGGATTTACAACCGAAATGAAGAAGTTCACACCAAGAGTTGGTAGGAAATCACAGTTTCCATTCTGTGGGGAAAAATCAGTGCCAAATTGTAACGAAAAGACAAAATTTCCAAACCAATGTGTTAACTGGGACTCCACAAAgtgttttgtttcaagaagaTTAATACTTTTGGTTCGGCTTttctaaacaaacaaataaataaacataaCTGATAAAGCAACGTGAGTGTTTTGACCTCTGGCTGCACAGAGCCTGGGTTTTAGCTTGGAGGAGTGGGCATTAGCGGCCGTGGCTGGGCCTCTACGCATCTGGATGCAGTCTTTGCTCAACTACCAACTTACAGTGTAATATTGGGACGGACCGTGTGTCTCAGTTGAGGCACATTTGAGAGGCTGGAGTCCTTGTGCTCTGAGCTCTTTGCATGCAGACAACCAAACCCAGAGAGGTTAACCCAGGGACCCCAGATCATTGGCACACTCCTGGGGTCATCCTGGTCTGGCTGCTTGTACAGGGCAGGGCCAAATCACAGCTCCCAGAGCAGGCTCCTGACAAGCAGTATAGCCACCTGGATCTTTTGCGCCTTCTCCAGGTGAAGCCAGCTGCTCTGATGAGCAGAGCCTTCAAGCCCAACCAGCTGCTAGCAGGGCGCTGCGCACCTGGGGATGGAGGAGTCTGCAGGGACAGCGAAGGCATCATCCACTGGGGACAGAAATCATTGGCGGTTCACTTAGGAAGCATCTGATGCTCTTTTCCATCCAGATGAAGGCAGTTGCAGCCTGAACCAGGCCAATGGggcctgtgggtcaggagtgagtgTCTCTGTGCTTGGGCAGTGAGCCCAGAGGAAGGACGTTCAGAGATGTTTGGACTCGGCTGGGAGCCGAGCTAGAGCAATTAAGGTGAAAGCTCAGGTGCCAGTTTGTACCAGTGAAGTAATTAACCAATGGAACAGCTACCCAGGGACTGGGTAGAGTCTCCATCAGAGCAGGGTTACATCTGCTCTAGTTTAACCAGGGATTAGTTCAGATCATGCTGTAGCCTATGTGAGATGCAGGTGTCAGACTAGCTTCCAGGGCCCTCAAGTCCAGGCCCTGCTGTCTGAGCCAAGCGGGCACATTAAGCTGGTTGCTCGTGCACATACGGGCACCCATAGCTATACATACCTCTACACGCGCCCTTCTGCACAGGTGTGACCATGCTGTTCTGTTAACGGCTGTATTTCCCCCCCCGGCCTAGCAAGATACCTGTGGGGAGAAGTAGGCCTGAGAGGCAGGGCACCTGGGTTTTGTGCGTGGCTGAGGAAGGGACTCTTTCTCACAGCCAGTAACAGAACTCAGGTGTCCTGATACCCACATCAGTGCCCTGGGCACTAGACCAGGCTGTCACACACGCCTTCCTCCTGACTAAGCCAGTAGCGCCTGAGACAGCCAGTGAAACTCACGTCACCAAACAACTGCCCCTGCAGTTTGCTCCTGGAGAAGTGGACCAAACCGGGTACATCACCTTCTCCTGGCCCCCGGGAGCGGACTTCCCATGTCACATGTAACCAGCACAGAAGCCTGGCTCATTTATGTGAGCTCCTGGCAGCATAGCCCTCAGGGTACTTGCGTCAAGCGGGCCCAGTGCAGGATCTGAGAGCGAGTGGTGGGGTCTTAGCAGGGAGCCTGTTTACATTCCTGGGGGATTTACACCCCATAAATGTGAGCCCTGCTTTCTCCTGAGCCTGCTGGCCTGAGCCCTGGGGCTGAGTAGGGGCATGTGTTGTGCGGAAATGGGACAAGTGCATGTGAGCGGGGAGGTGCCTGCCTGTGTGGAGGGGGCATGGGTGTGCAAAGGTGTCAGGCAGGCCTGCACTAGCCCGGCTTTgtcagtgtggctgctctggtgCCCGAGGGCTTCTGCCCATGAAGCTAGCGGACAGGAAgtgtggctgctgtgctgggtCTTCCCATCAGGCTGGCCAGGCACTCGCTTGCTGCGTAAGCCCTTCTGCTggctccccggggctgggagATCCTCACTCACTCAGGGCATTGCTGGAGCCCAGGCCTTTACCATTGCCCTGTGTCTGTGTCCCCCAGCTGCACCCCGACAGCGACCCCAGCAACCCCAACCTGCACAGTCAGTTCATCCAGCTGAACGAGGCCTACCGGGTGCTGAGCAAGGAGGGCAGCCGGAGGCTCTACGACAGCCAGCAGGCCTGGCGCGAAGCCTGGCCCACCATGGACAGCAGCCCCAAGCACGGCCCCTTTGACTtcacagagccaggctccagggccAGTGCCAGGTAAGGGCACCGGGGCACAGAGGTGATGCTGGGGTGAGTGACTGGAGCCTGGTATCCGCTGCCGGCCAGAATGAATCAGACCAGTGTGGGGTGATCGGCTGCTCTCTACCCTCAGTCCTTGTGACCCCGCTGCTCTCCACCGTGTCCCTTCCCCTGGCGAGCCACTGCAGCTCCAAGCCCAGGCTGTGCTGACCCTCTGCTAGTGCAGTGCGGGTCTGAGTGGGGAAGAGCTGGTgcagaggtgctgggagctgcGGCTGAAACGTGAGCACCTGCTTCTGACAAGTGGTCAGAAAGCTGCCAAAGAGGAAAAGGCCCCATGGCTcatcccctggctgcccccgCGCTCAGGAAGAGCTGGGCCCTGGGACTTGCTCCATCTGGACCGCTGTCGCCATCGCACGCTGCCCACCGGCCCCTCCGCTCCCTGGCAAAGACTGGTTCGAAATCGGATAGCCCACTGTCCTCCCAGTGCTGGTTCAGACCaggggcccctccagccccacaacccCCGTTCTTCAGCATCAGACCAGGAGGTCTTCCAGCCCCataaccccatccccctccagtACCATAACCCCCATCTCCCCATATCCGATTGGAGTGGCCCATCCATCCCCATAGTCcccatccctctccagccccatAATGACCATCCACCAGCATCAGACTaggggtccctccagccccattacccccaccccccacatcagaCCCAGGGGGCCCTCCAGCCCCATAACCACCATCCCCCCACATCAGACCCAGGGACCTCTCCAGCCCCATAACCACCATCTCCCCACATCAGACCCAGGGGCCCCTCCAGACTAGTATCCTGCCTGCAACGCTGGATCAGACTCAGTGGTTCCTCTAGCTATGTACCACCCGCACCCAGAAGGGGTGGTGCGGTCTGTGGACTGCCAGGCTTGGTTGGCTGCATTGGCAGCTGAGTCCTGTCGCCGGGGCAGAGCCATGCCCACAGCTTGCATGCCATCACCTAGCACTGATGAGAGGAGGTGCCGGTGGTGAGTGAGTGAGACCACAGCAGATGTGCCCTAAGGTGATGCTCCCAGCTGTTGACAGAGTCCCCAGGCTGGGACATCCCTCCCTgcaccatcccagccctgggaagAGACCATTCAACTGGGGCTGCTTGTACTGGGACAGAGCCGTTCTCTGGGGCTGCCCAGAACACCCTGGGCCCATGgaactgcagggaggggcaggacagcTCTGCTGAGTCTCAGCAGTCGCCAGAGCAAGGCAGCCCTATCGGCACGAGAAAGTGTATGTGGCCCTGAAACTCTGGGACTTTCCTAAGTGACTGGTCCTAGGGGCAGATAGAAGCTAGGAGCCCTCCCTCCGGGCCCTCTCCCCCGATCCTGCAGCCCTCTCCTCAACCCTCggagagaccccaggagtcctgtccAGTGACAGCCGTCCCCTGGGGCCAGACCTTTCCCCCAGCACAGTCCCTttgtctcccagcagctgggggcccgACGAGAACAGGCGCTACTGGGAGCAGTTCCACGCTCACCGCGCCGAGGCCTTCTCAAGTGCCCAGGCCAAGCAGAGGCAGCAATGGAACCGGCGGCTCTTCGGCTACTGCCTCCTCCTCATGCTaggcagcatggccatccactatGTGGCCTACAGGTAGGACGGGCAAGGGGTTGGTGGGGTGCTGCGTACCACCTGCTGGGGAGTGGGCGACGGGCCTTCAGGAggcaatcccctgccccagggcggGGTCATCCCCTATCCGGTCAGCTCCCCCATCGGCAGCCTGAGGGCAGAGTCAGCGGTGACAGATGACTGAATGGGGAGCGAAGGTTGGAgcggggaaggtctaggttggagattaggaaagaGGGTGGGGAAGCGCTGGAATGGGcgacctagggaggtggtggagtcaCCACCCCTAgaaggttttaagtcctggcttgaccaagccctggctgggatgatttagttgggaccgGGCctcctttgagcagggggttgaacttgACGACCTCGTGAGGTCTCGTCTAACCCTAGGAAAGAGTCCCTCTGTTTCCCTATCCGTAGAATGGGGAGTAACACCCCTTGGCACTGCCACCCGAACCCTGGCACGGCAGATCAGCACCAGCGTGCAGCCTCAGGGTCCTGGCACTGACAGGGCTATAAGaaactgggtgggggtgggtgttgcCCTGGCCCCCACTCTGATTGTGGGGTGTAGTGTTGGTCTCATTGCCTTTCCTAGAAGCCAGCTGGTGCTGTCCTGCTTGGCCCCTGGCCTTCTCTCTGGGGTCCCCAGCATGCCTCTGCAGGCAGATCTGGGCTCATACTGTCAGGAGCTGACCTGAGTTGTGGTGTGGTTGGGGGGTCTCCAGGCCATTCCTGCGATTGCGTCCCTGCGTCACTCCCaccagtccaaccccctgccacccacagttTCTCCCTGTCCACACCCACTAGCCGTGATCTCATCCTCTCATGTGGCTGAGCTTCCTGCTCACACAGCCTCGTGCCCGGTGCCTCCCGCCGTGATCTCAGGCTGCCACTCAGCCAGGGTCACTGTGCATCTTCAGCCCACCTCTCACGTACACCCCCGTCTCAGCAGGACCCTGGCAGCCCCTCAGCCCAGCTTCCATGGCCTAGCACAGCTGGGCACACATCTGTAAGGCAGCACACTTCTGAGTGCCTGTGGCAGCACCGCGAGCCAAAGGATGGAGCAGCCAGCAACACGGGTTTTCATAACCCAGACACCAGCCTTTTGTTTCTTATTAACGTTTTAGCACTTTAATGATTCCAGTAACCAAGagcccacagctgccaggctgggaTGTAAGGCCTGGATGGGCACATTGAGGGAGCTGGCTCATTGTGTGTAGAGGAGAGAGGGCGTCTGGATCCAGATCACATCACTGGAGTGGGGCCAGTCCAAGAGTCTAGATCGGTGCTTTGCAGGCtgcgggccgcatgtggcccggtTAGGACAGAGCTGCAGTCCAGCTGTGTGCTACAGACATTCAGAATTTGCTGCACTAGTCAGGcaagcaggggctctggctctggctgtggctctggctgtggctctggctctggggagaGAGAGTGAGGTCTCCTGAAGGAGCGCTGCCGCCAGCAGGAGGCTGAGTGCCACAGGGGGCAGGAGAGTGTCTCTGTGGGTAGGTTGCGGGGGGGTCTGGGCTTTGAAGAGATAGGTGGCTCTAGGGTTGAGCTTTGCTGggttgctgcagcacccccaggttttAGGTGAGGCTCCACTCCAGAGGTTGGGGCTGGTTGGCCAGTCCTATGTGGTGCTCTGGGTCCAGCTGTCTGCCCCTTTGCAGTGGGGTCTAGGTCCAGTTGCTGGCCATGTAGTCCCACACAGTGGTGTCCCCAGGGTCTGGTCACTGGCCTGTGCATGGCTGGGTTTCAGAATAGGGCTCCGGCtgccagccacccagccccatGCACTGGGGTGTCCTGTGGTCCAACTTCATGGGGGGTCTGGCCCCACTCCAGGGTGCAGCTGCCGAGTCCAACCAATTATGGTGGGATCTTtcaagtgtgggtgggtgggtggcaggagcaggggtcTGGTTATACATAACTTTGCAGTTACACAGTGATAGAtaagctgagaaccactggtctagaccacAGCACTGACAGCGGCCAGTCTGAATCTTGACTGCAGTGCTGGAGAAGGTATGACTCTGGCAATCAAGATCCCAGCACTGGGGGGCGTCCCAGCTAGGGAATGTAGATCACAGTGCTGGAGGGGGTGCCAGTCTTGGGTGGTGTATGTCACAGTACTGCAGGGGGTACCAATCTGGGGTTCAGATTGCAGCACAAGAGGCAGTACCAACCTTGGGGTCTAGATCACAATGTGGAACAAAGTGCCAGTCTGAGAGGGTCTAGATGGCTGAATTAGAGGGGGTGTCAGTCTTGGGGAGTCTAGATCACAGCCCTGGAGGGGGTGTAGGTCTAGATCACTGTTACTCACAGCCGCCACAATCAGCACCCTTACTCAAGACAGGGCCTTACTGGTGGGCGTGAGTTAAGTGCTGGTAGGA
Encoded here:
- the DNAJC4 gene encoding dnaJ homolog subfamily C member 4, encoding MLLSTSLLVCKCCFQYRSATRRGFFTMLSCRAGHSNYYDLLGIKQDATIEEIKQAFFAKSKKLHPDSDPSNPNLHSQFIQLNEAYRVLSKEGSRRLYDSQQAWREAWPTMDSSPKHGPFDFTEPGSRASASSWGPDENRRYWEQFHAHRAEAFSSAQAKQRQQWNRRLFGYCLLLMLGSMAIHYVAYRKLEEVHNSFMDKKDKLITSIYNESKERARANGFQKQQEILRQKHAEFMQRYRIRHSGDGRQK